A genomic stretch from Helianthus annuus cultivar XRQ/B chromosome 1, HanXRQr2.0-SUNRISE, whole genome shotgun sequence includes:
- the LOC110875481 gene encoding CASP-like protein 5A2, whose product MNVSHPSVHPVEAAPLPPADGRAVVPPRVRMKVIQGMPGTIGGLSLRFCQFAYAVVSLAVMASTSDFPSVTAFCYLVAAVALQSMWSLSLAILDIHALLVGRTLQNYRVVSLFSIGDGVTSTLTFAAACASAGITVLIGNDLGLCSQNHCKQFETATAMAFLSWFAALPSFLLNFWSLSSR is encoded by the exons ATGAACGTCAGTCATCCGTCGGTGCATCCGGTTGAAGCGGCGCCGTTGCCTCCGGCCGACGGACGCGCCGTTGTGCCGCCGCGAGTGAGGATGAAGGTTATTCAAGGTATGCCGGGGACGATCGGCGGTTTAAGCTTGCGGTTTTGTCAGTTTGCGTACGCCGTCGTTTCGCTTGCGGTTATGGCGTCAACTAGTGATTTTCCGTCGGTTACTGCCTTCTG CTACCTTGTTGCTGCTGTTGCCCTTCAGAGTATGTGGAGCCTATCACTTGCTATTCTTGACATTCATGCTCTTTTGGTTGGCCGGACCTTGCAGAACTATAGAGTTGTTAGTCTCTTTTCTATTGGTGACGGG GTGACATCAACTCTAACATTTGCAGCAGCATGTGCATCTGCTGGTATTACAGTTCTTATTGGTAATGATCTCGGTCTGTGTTCTCAAAATCACTGCAAGCAGTTTGAGACTGCTACTGCTATGGCTTTCCTTAGCTGGTTTGCTGCATTACCCTcgtttcttctcaacttttggtcACTGTCATCCCGCTAA